A window from Argonema galeatum A003/A1 encodes these proteins:
- a CDS encoding helix-turn-helix transcriptional regulator yields MASTDEQFTQAANHWDLETLYADLASVKGKRLTPVEKLHLRGLLCGHSPTEIAEKLGKNTKGVETDLCASIYRYVKSLVDKCNEKIENWRNITEWLDDAGYKSQSSSKMPVSNCLPENSTVNITNIFYEKYNIKVFLQITVPLPSELSIQELDIEDNNNN; encoded by the coding sequence ATGGCATCTACTGACGAGCAGTTTACCCAAGCGGCAAACCACTGGGACTTAGAAACTCTGTACGCAGACTTGGCATCTGTGAAGGGAAAGCGCCTCACCCCCGTTGAAAAGCTACATCTGCGGGGGTTACTTTGTGGTCATAGTCCCACTGAAATAGCGGAAAAACTAGGTAAAAATACTAAGGGAGTTGAAACCGATCTCTGTGCCAGTATTTATAGGTACGTTAAAAGTTTGGTGGATAAATGTAACGAAAAGATAGAAAACTGGCGAAATATTACTGAATGGCTTGATGATGCAGGATATAAAAGTCAGTCTTCTTCTAAGATGCCAGTTAGTAATTGTTTACCCGAAAATAGTACAGTTAATATAACTAATATATTTTATGAAAAATATAACATCAAAGTGTTTCTACAAATAACTGTACCGCTACCTTCAGAACTATCAATCCAAGAATTAGATATTGAAGACAATAATAATAACTAG
- a CDS encoding type II toxin-antitoxin system RelE/ParE family toxin, which translates to MSRYILAPSARLNLREINTYLTRRNPQAARSLREKFKQQFKLLADFPVMGQNRDDLQSGLRSFPVDNYLIFYRQVAGGVEIVRVVSGYRDLEILFPNQDAGEEE; encoded by the coding sequence ATGAGTCGATATATCTTAGCTCCTTCAGCTAGATTAAACTTGAGGGAAATTAACACATATCTGACGAGGAGAAATCCTCAAGCTGCTAGAAGTCTGAGGGAGAAATTTAAACAACAGTTCAAGCTGTTGGCTGATTTTCCAGTAATGGGTCAAAATCGTGATGATTTGCAGTCAGGACTGCGAAGTTTTCCTGTGGATAATTACTTGATATTTTATCGCCAGGTTGCTGGCGGTGTTGAAATTGTGCGGGTTGTCAGCGGCTACCGCGATTTAGAAATCCTTTTTCCAAATCAAGATGCTGGTGAAGAAGAATAA
- a CDS encoding type II toxin-antitoxin system ParD family antitoxin, producing MNVSLRGELEQFIDERVKSGRYSSADEVVEEALWLLRERDRTQSEHLAELKAKIREGIEELDRGEGIDGEEVFAELEEDSRRIEAEMAQLEQAK from the coding sequence ATGAATGTATCGTTAAGAGGAGAGCTAGAACAGTTTATCGACGAGCGGGTAAAAAGCGGTAGATATTCATCTGCTGATGAGGTGGTAGAAGAAGCGTTGTGGCTATTGAGGGAACGCGATCGCACTCAGTCAGAGCATTTGGCCGAATTGAAGGCAAAAATCAGAGAAGGTATTGAAGAACTCGATCGCGGTGAAGGAATTGATGGGGAAGAGGTATTTGCCGAACTTGAGGAAGATAGTCGGCGAATTGAAGCGGAAATGGCACAACTAGAGCAAGCTAAATAA
- a CDS encoding type II toxin-antitoxin system VapC family toxin: protein MIYLDTSFLAPFYIHEATSDRVENVLLAVPAGELAISDWTRVEFASLLTRRIRMGELTQEIVEETMRAFQADVAEFYAIFEVNTEDFERATQFLLQGNTGLRAGDALHLAIGYNRKVENILSLDRNLIAAAQTLGITASSGGVYEI, encoded by the coding sequence TTGATTTATTTAGATACCAGTTTTCTAGCTCCCTTTTATATCCACGAAGCTACTAGCGATCGCGTTGAGAATGTGTTGCTGGCTGTTCCTGCTGGTGAATTAGCTATTAGTGATTGGACGCGGGTGGAGTTTGCTAGCCTATTAACCCGTCGAATTCGCATGGGAGAATTAACCCAGGAAATAGTAGAAGAAACCATGAGAGCGTTTCAGGCTGATGTTGCGGAATTTTATGCCATATTTGAAGTTAACACAGAGGATTTCGAGCGAGCAACTCAGTTTTTGTTGCAAGGCAATACGGGGTTACGCGCTGGCGATGCACTGCATTTAGCTATTGGCTACAATCGTAAGGTAGAAAACATTTTATCGCTAGATCGGAATCTAATTGCTGCTGCCCAAACTTTGGGAATAACTGCTAGTTCTGGTGGAGTGTATGAGATATAA
- a CDS encoding type II toxin-antitoxin system Phd/YefM family antitoxin — protein sequence MIELSVADFEASLNQILSQVERGEEVIITRQGKAIAKLSTIGQELIDRSNVPGKIKGKLKSRSQLRRNQPIAATSSLETLQTLRSEARY from the coding sequence ATGATAGAATTGAGTGTCGCTGATTTTGAGGCAAGTCTGAATCAAATTCTCAGTCAGGTGGAACGGGGAGAAGAAGTGATTATTACTCGTCAAGGAAAGGCGATCGCTAAATTATCTACTATTGGGCAAGAATTAATCGATCGCTCAAACGTTCCTGGAAAGATTAAGGGAAAGCTGAAATCCCGATCTCAGCTGAGGAGAAACCAACCAATAGCTGCAACCAGTAGCCTAGAAACTTTGCAAACTCTACGCAGTGAGGCTAGGTATTGA
- a CDS encoding photosystem II reaction center protein K yields the protein MEAALLLAKLPEAFSVFDPLVDVLPVIPVFFLLLAFVWQAAVGFR from the coding sequence ATGGAAGCGGCGCTCTTGTTAGCAAAACTGCCCGAAGCTTTTTCAGTCTTCGATCCCCTGGTAGACGTTCTACCTGTCATTCCCGTGTTTTTCCTGCTGCTGGCTTTCGTTTGGCAAGCGGCTGTTGGTTTCAGATAA
- the tgt gene encoding tRNA guanosine(34) transglycosylase Tgt translates to MSSSFKFQCQACCSHTQARAGVFSTPHGLVETPRFMPVGTLANVKTVTAAQLQATGAQMVLANTYHLHLQPGEGIVAGAGGLHRFMGWDGPMLTDSGGFQVFSLSKMRKITEEGVTFRSPRDGRLIELTPERSIQIQNTLGADVIMAFDECPPYPCEREVMEASVARTYRWLERCIGAHQRADQALFGIVQGGVYLDLRQQAAASLAQLDLPGYAIGGVSVGEPPELIEKIVKATTPLLPPEKPRYLMGIGTYREMAQAIAAGVDLFDCVIPTRFGRHGAALVQGERWNLRNAQFREDFTPLDASCGCYTCQNFSRAYLCHLVRAKEILGYTLLSIHNLTELVSFTQRIREAILCDRFTTEFAQWLAPAAASV, encoded by the coding sequence TTGAGTTCCAGTTTTAAATTTCAATGTCAGGCTTGCTGCTCCCATACCCAGGCGCGAGCTGGAGTGTTTTCGACGCCTCACGGGCTGGTAGAAACGCCTCGTTTTATGCCGGTGGGAACGTTGGCTAATGTCAAAACTGTGACAGCGGCTCAATTGCAGGCTACAGGGGCGCAGATGGTGTTAGCGAATACTTATCATCTGCATCTCCAACCGGGAGAAGGTATTGTGGCAGGTGCTGGTGGTCTGCATCGGTTTATGGGGTGGGATGGGCCGATGCTGACGGATTCCGGCGGCTTCCAGGTATTCAGTTTAAGCAAAATGCGTAAAATCACGGAAGAGGGGGTAACTTTCCGTTCTCCTCGTGATGGAAGACTTATTGAATTGACGCCGGAGCGATCGATCCAAATTCAAAATACGCTGGGTGCTGATGTAATTATGGCGTTCGATGAGTGTCCGCCTTATCCCTGCGAACGGGAAGTTATGGAGGCGTCTGTAGCCCGCACTTACCGCTGGTTGGAACGGTGTATAGGGGCTCATCAGCGTGCCGATCAGGCTCTGTTTGGGATTGTTCAGGGAGGTGTTTATCTGGATTTGCGACAGCAAGCTGCTGCATCTTTGGCCCAGTTGGATTTACCTGGTTATGCGATCGGCGGTGTGAGTGTGGGGGAACCCCCAGAATTGATTGAAAAGATCGTCAAAGCTACGACACCCCTGCTACCGCCAGAAAAGCCTCGTTATTTGATGGGGATCGGTACTTATCGAGAAATGGCACAAGCTATAGCTGCTGGTGTGGATCTGTTTGACTGCGTGATTCCGACGCGGTTTGGGCGTCACGGTGCTGCTTTGGTACAGGGGGAACGCTGGAACCTGAGAAATGCTCAGTTTCGGGAAGATTTTACGCCTTTGGATGCTAGTTGTGGTTGTTATACCTGTCAGAACTTCAGCCGCGCTTATTTGTGTCATTTGGTGCGAGCAAAGGAGATTCTAGGTTACACTCTGTTGTCGATTCACAATCTCACGGAACTGGTGAGCTTTACCCAGCGGATACGAGAGGCGATTTTGTGCGATCGCTTTACGACGGAATTTGCCCAGTGGCTTGCTCCCGCAGCGGCATCAGTGTGA
- the cobS gene encoding adenosylcobinamide-GDP ribazoletransferase — MSNRRWVKGVGRFWHQQTSTLAAAIAFYTCLPVPTSWTLAFPGIARLAPLVGLMIGGILGLLDAGLHLLGMPAFTKSALVVVAGIALTGGLHLDGAMDTADGLAVPDPQRRLEVMSDSVTGAFGAMAAIALLLLKTSALADIESHRWLALMAAAGWGRWGQLVAIICYPYLKPTGKGAIHKESNHSAYDLVPGFLALLGLSGFLLILDDRNWLIAAGMAFGGSAIAVLTGAWFNHKLGGHTGDTYGAVVEWTEALLLCLLTGL, encoded by the coding sequence ATGAGTAATAGACGGTGGGTTAAAGGGGTTGGTCGGTTTTGGCATCAGCAGACAAGTACGCTTGCTGCTGCGATCGCTTTTTATACTTGTCTGCCCGTCCCAACCTCTTGGACGCTGGCTTTTCCGGGCATAGCCCGCCTCGCACCACTCGTCGGACTGATGATTGGGGGAATTTTGGGGCTGCTGGATGCTGGGCTGCATCTGCTGGGTATGCCCGCATTCACTAAGTCTGCCTTGGTAGTGGTGGCTGGAATTGCCCTGACGGGCGGACTGCATCTTGATGGTGCAATGGATACTGCTGATGGACTGGCGGTGCCAGATCCGCAACGTCGCCTTGAGGTAATGTCTGACAGCGTTACGGGTGCTTTTGGCGCGATGGCGGCGATCGCACTCTTGCTACTCAAAACATCTGCCCTGGCAGACATCGAATCCCACCGCTGGTTGGCTTTGATGGCAGCGGCGGGCTGGGGACGCTGGGGGCAATTGGTGGCAATTATTTGTTATCCCTACCTCAAGCCCACAGGTAAAGGGGCAATTCACAAGGAATCGAACCATTCAGCCTACGATCTGGTGCCGGGATTCCTGGCGCTGCTAGGATTGAGCGGGTTTTTACTCATTTTGGACGATCGCAACTGGTTGATAGCAGCTGGTATGGCTTTCGGCGGAAGTGCGATCGCCGTTCTCACGGGTGCCTGGTTTAATCACAAATTAGGCGGTCATACCGGCGATACTTATGGAGCTGTCGTGGAGTGGACTGAAGCGTTATTACTCTGTCTCCTCACCGGACTTTAG
- a CDS encoding PPC domain-containing protein, with translation MIHAFAARFSQVLLVPATLLAVGMSAITVRAQSQLYNPITLPANNEITDNLSDKDIPTGQGGFARDYVVTLTAGDNLAIDVTSEGFDTIVTLLAKNGTTVVENDDGPDGSTNSLLFTRIKEAGTYIIRVRAFGETAGGEFKLKVTRLRPI, from the coding sequence ATGATTCACGCTTTTGCTGCTCGGTTTAGCCAAGTCCTGCTCGTTCCTGCAACCCTGTTGGCAGTTGGTATGAGTGCCATAACAGTTCGGGCTCAAAGCCAGTTGTATAACCCTATCACCTTACCTGCTAATAATGAAATTACGGACAACCTGTCGGACAAAGATATTCCCACCGGACAGGGCGGGTTTGCCCGCGACTATGTTGTGACTTTGACTGCTGGAGATAATTTAGCGATCGATGTGACGTCTGAAGGCTTTGACACCATTGTCACGTTGCTGGCAAAAAATGGCACGACGGTAGTAGAAAATGATGATGGGCCAGACGGCAGCACCAACTCGCTTCTGTTCACGCGCATTAAAGAGGCCGGGACTTACATTATTAGAGTGCGGGCTTTTGGTGAAACGGCAGGTGGTGAATTTAAGCTCAAGGTAACGCGCCTGCGACCGATTTAG
- a CDS encoding ComF family protein, giving the protein MIDRMGNWTQNLKGLLNLFLQSSCPLCQRPTPKEFCPDCQRQLERCQMPKPDKFFSTERPVFAWGVYGGALKRALKVLKYENQPQVAQPLGYWLAEAWLKSSLAAGTKLTVVPIPLHANKQQERGYNQAELLAESFCKLTGLPLQRHGLERVRDTKPQFGLSAVERKQNLAGAFVLGKDFDRTRPATPILLLDDIYTSGETVQSATDTLRQHRIRVYGIAAIASPQQAISFERTKPVN; this is encoded by the coding sequence ATGATCGATCGAATGGGTAACTGGACTCAAAATCTGAAAGGATTGCTAAATTTGTTTTTGCAATCCAGCTGTCCTTTATGTCAGCGTCCGACGCCTAAAGAATTTTGTCCAGATTGTCAGCGACAACTAGAACGCTGTCAGATGCCCAAACCTGACAAGTTCTTTAGCACAGAACGGCCTGTTTTTGCTTGGGGTGTGTATGGAGGGGCGCTCAAACGGGCGCTAAAGGTACTCAAATACGAAAATCAACCCCAAGTGGCTCAGCCTTTGGGGTACTGGCTTGCGGAAGCTTGGCTGAAATCTTCTCTTGCTGCTGGTACAAAGCTGACGGTGGTGCCGATTCCACTTCATGCCAACAAGCAGCAGGAAAGAGGTTACAATCAGGCAGAGTTGCTGGCAGAAAGTTTTTGCAAGCTAACTGGGTTGCCTTTACAACGGCATGGCTTAGAACGGGTGCGCGATACGAAACCGCAGTTTGGCTTGTCTGCGGTAGAGCGAAAACAAAATCTGGCTGGGGCGTTTGTATTGGGAAAAGATTTCGATCGCACTCGTCCTGCTACACCGATTCTGTTGTTAGATGACATTTATACAAGTGGGGAGACTGTACAGTCTGCTACTGATACCTTGCGCCAACATAGAATTCGAGTGTATGGCATAGCTGCGATCGCGTCCCCACAGCAAGCTATTTCTTTTGAGCGCACTAAACCTGTAAACTAA